A part of Limihaloglobus sulfuriphilus genomic DNA contains:
- a CDS encoding aspartate kinase, protein MAIIVQKFGGTSVADAEKIQRAARRAKKRADQGYQVVMVTSARGKMTDHLIADALELNPDPCRREMDQLLSTGEQQTVALMAMALHSMGQPAISMTGFQAGIRTDAVPAKARITNIEREKIQAQLDDGKIVVVAGFQGIDEYENITTLGRGGSDTSAVALAAALEAEQCEIYTDVDGVYTTDPRKFKRALKIDQISYDEMLEMASLGAGVMHGRAIEFGKKYGVTIHVRSSSKEIEGTLITHEVPKMEGILVSGATIQKDLAKITIIEIENHPGIAARIFANLAKARVSVNDIIQTEISEDIANLSFTVGKSDLADAMKCIKKIKSDVNYKDMFVREDIAEVSIVGIGMRTHYGVADKMFNALAQKQVNIDSITTSEIRISCIIDKDQGDMALETLCTVFELDKEPEDREM, encoded by the coding sequence ATGGCAATAATTGTTCAAAAATTCGGCGGCACATCCGTTGCCGACGCAGAAAAAATACAAAGGGCTGCCAGGCGCGCGAAGAAACGTGCAGACCAGGGCTACCAGGTTGTTATGGTAACATCAGCCCGCGGCAAGATGACCGATCATCTGATAGCAGATGCCCTGGAGCTTAACCCCGATCCGTGCCGACGCGAAATGGATCAGCTGCTCAGCACGGGCGAGCAGCAGACGGTCGCCCTGATGGCAATGGCTCTGCACTCTATGGGCCAGCCGGCAATAAGTATGACAGGTTTCCAGGCCGGCATCAGGACAGATGCAGTGCCGGCCAAAGCCCGTATCACGAATATTGAAAGAGAAAAGATCCAAGCCCAGCTCGATGATGGCAAAATCGTCGTAGTTGCCGGTTTCCAGGGCATTGACGAATATGAAAACATCACGACTCTTGGCCGCGGCGGCTCTGACACAAGCGCGGTTGCGTTAGCCGCGGCGCTCGAAGCCGAACAGTGCGAGATATACACCGATGTTGACGGCGTATATACCACCGACCCGCGCAAATTCAAGCGAGCACTAAAGATAGACCAGATCAGCTATGATGAAATGCTCGAAATGGCCTCTCTTGGTGCCGGCGTAATGCATGGACGGGCGATCGAATTCGGCAAGAAGTACGGCGTAACTATACACGTTCGCAGCAGTAGCAAAGAAATAGAAGGAACATTAATAACACACGAGGTCCCCAAAATGGAAGGTATTCTTGTATCTGGCGCAACTATCCAGAAAGATCTGGCTAAAATAACTATTATTGAAATCGAAAACCATCCCGGAATAGCGGCAAGGATATTCGCTAATCTGGCCAAAGCAAGGGTAAGCGTGAACGATATTATCCAGACAGAGATTAGCGAGGATATAGCTAACCTCTCATTCACTGTAGGCAAAAGCGATCTTGCCGATGCGATGAAGTGCATCAAAAAGATAAAATCTGATGTGAACTACAAAGACATGTTCGTGCGGGAAGACATTGCCGAAGTCAGTATCGTAGGTATCGGTATGCGTACGCACTACGGCGTTGCTGACAAGATGTTTAATGCCCTTGCCCAAAAACAGGTTAATATCGACTCGATAACCACAAGTGAAATACGCATCAGCTGTATTATCGATAAGGACCAGGGCGATATGGCCCTTGAAACACTGTGCACGGTATTTGAGCTCGACAAGGAACCCGAAGACCGGGAGATGTAA
- a CDS encoding transposase produces the protein MTAKRIDIEECQVQGLKYFKSISGILESLHQAGCERDRAGNRILHMDQYMSLILLYMFNPICTSLRSIQQASELKNVQKKLKCSRASLGSLSEAASVFDSSLMQEIVENLSQKLKPISSRSKLNDLSGILTAVDGTVIRGVSKMGWALWKPDDNEAAVKAHTHFDIEKHVPIKMTITDANGNEKEELSKELEPGRIYVKDRGYAKLELFQKVLDNNSSFVCRLRDNIAYDLIEEFSVPQGKIKRVRSLLKYNIFYYNELHVFLKSIITDYFYDRLGRRMTK, from the coding sequence ATGACAGCTAAACGCATAGACATAGAAGAGTGCCAAGTTCAGGGATTGAAATACTTTAAGTCAATTTCAGGCATTCTCGAATCACTCCACCAGGCCGGTTGTGAACGTGACCGAGCTGGCAATCGTATTCTGCACATGGATCAATATATGTCTTTGATTCTGCTGTACATGTTCAATCCGATCTGCACTTCTTTGAGGTCAATCCAGCAGGCAAGCGAACTTAAGAACGTACAGAAGAAGTTAAAATGCTCTCGTGCCTCACTTGGCAGTCTTTCCGAAGCGGCATCTGTTTTTGACAGCAGCTTGATGCAGGAGATCGTAGAAAACCTTTCGCAAAAACTCAAACCAATATCAAGTCGCAGCAAGCTTAACGATCTTTCGGGTATCCTTACTGCCGTTGACGGCACCGTGATCCGCGGCGTATCCAAGATGGGATGGGCTTTATGGAAACCGGATGACAATGAAGCTGCTGTTAAGGCACATACACATTTTGATATAGAAAAACATGTGCCGATCAAGATGACCATAACAGATGCCAACGGCAATGAAAAAGAAGAGCTTTCGAAAGAACTTGAACCTGGTCGCATATATGTTAAAGACCGTGGTTATGCCAAATTAGAACTGTTTCAGAAAGTCCTCGACAATAACAGTTCCTTTGTGTGCAGGTTGCGTGATAATATAGCGTACGACCTTATTGAAGAGTTTTCTGTGCCGCAGGGAAAAATTAAAAGGGTTCGGTCTCTTTTAAAATACAACATATTTTATTACAATGAGTTACATGTATTTTTAAAAAGTATTATCACCGACTACTTCTACGACAGGCTCGGCAGGCGGATGACTAAATAG
- a CDS encoding ISL3 family transposase, translating into MLLKRILKKTLKVKRHKVVKVDYSDNQLNFYLDVHKRRRLPCGTCQTLAPQRDRLPQRQIKHVPLWGIPVVLYYRPVRVSCPKCGGPRVEDIPFTSGKSRMTNGLVWTLSSMAKLLPWQTVSQMFNVSWNTVQSAVKQAVDYGMKHRDTGKVIYIGIDEVSRRKGHTYMTVVYDLEEKRILWSGQGRKKETLEAFFKEHGNSLKGSLKAVCCDMWQSYIDVVKEHVDEDVVLVFDKFHIVQHLNQAVDEVRKQEAITLKKDNPELLKKTRYIWLKNPENLTDKQRARLGYLEKLNLKVNRAYLLKESFRDFWDYRYPAAAKKYLAKWFWWATHSRLEPLRDFAWMLRKHQQGIINYFKCRVTNGVTEGMNNKVKTIVKRCYGFRTIPTLQLALYHCLGKLPEPENMHKFV; encoded by the coding sequence ATGCTGCTTAAAAGAATACTAAAAAAGACATTAAAAGTCAAGAGACATAAAGTGGTAAAAGTCGATTATAGTGACAATCAGCTCAACTTTTATTTAGACGTTCACAAACGTCGTCGGTTGCCTTGCGGCACCTGTCAGACGCTCGCTCCGCAACGTGACCGGCTTCCGCAACGGCAGATTAAACATGTTCCGTTATGGGGCATACCGGTGGTGCTGTATTACCGTCCGGTTCGTGTCAGCTGTCCCAAATGCGGTGGCCCGCGGGTTGAGGACATACCCTTTACCTCAGGTAAATCACGTATGACAAACGGATTGGTCTGGACCTTGAGCAGTATGGCGAAATTGCTGCCCTGGCAGACGGTTTCTCAGATGTTTAATGTCAGCTGGAATACGGTTCAGTCTGCGGTAAAGCAGGCAGTTGACTACGGCATGAAACACAGGGATACAGGAAAGGTCATTTATATTGGCATTGACGAAGTATCCCGCCGCAAGGGTCATACGTATATGACGGTGGTGTACGACCTGGAAGAAAAACGCATTTTATGGAGCGGCCAGGGCCGGAAAAAAGAGACGCTGGAGGCGTTTTTCAAAGAACATGGAAATTCGTTAAAAGGCAGTTTAAAGGCGGTTTGCTGTGATATGTGGCAATCGTACATTGATGTTGTAAAAGAGCATGTTGACGAGGATGTTGTTCTGGTTTTCGATAAATTTCATATCGTACAACATTTGAATCAGGCTGTCGATGAGGTACGCAAACAGGAAGCTATCACGCTCAAAAAAGACAACCCCGAACTGCTTAAAAAAACGCGATATATCTGGCTGAAGAATCCTGAAAATCTTACAGACAAACAGCGTGCACGTCTGGGGTATCTGGAGAAGCTGAATCTTAAAGTCAACAGGGCTTATTTATTGAAAGAATCCTTTCGTGATTTTTGGGATTACCGCTACCCTGCAGCTGCCAAAAAATATCTTGCAAAGTGGTTCTGGTGGGCCACCCACAGCAGGCTCGAACCATTACGTGATTTTGCCTGGATGCTCAGAAAACATCAGCAAGGTATCATAAATTATTTCAAATGCCGAGTCACCAATGGAGTCACCGAAGGTATGAACAATAAAGTTAAAACAATAGTCAAAAGATGTTATGGATTCAGGACAATCCCGACGCTGCAGTTAGCCTTATATCACTGCCTTGGAAAGCTGCCTGAACCTGAAAATATGCACAAATTTGTGTGA
- a CDS encoding NPCBM/NEW2 domain-containing protein encodes MREYTSSPQFWRLNCTYELNPLEKLLPHSADYLVWGGLVVDFADPKGFKIFADYHEKLVDQGITGFKADECDRQPLDDTTPFNYPYCSVFSSGIDGEQMTQLYGQYYQKSILSVFEKKNLRTWSDVRATGSLAAPYSFTLYSDAYSQEEYLRQLLNASFAGQLWSPEIREAATYEELISRLGMAVFAPQICINAWFVPNPLWMQFDREKNQANKFLPESERKQIIAKVRELVELRMSLLPYLYSAFAKYHFTGLPPVRALPIEFPNDLKVRNVEDQYMFGDNIMVAPVLGSRSGRTVYMPAGYNWINFDSNKLYQGGENYRVNIEPGQTPIFVRENSIIPLAEPVQNVNKDTIFEITAYVYGNDPSDFELFEDDGLSYDYEDGKFGKLRLSWVNSKQKGSVKRTGNFQNKRYKIKAFKKVDISRAADKFSALPIAKASHQNEFAYKAIDGDTNTIWKTGESQSPGQWFILDLKENQLIRGISLNCGVAGGDYPREYEIYISRYSSFKESPVAKGKARDGMVEIKFPNTFGRYIKIVQTGSDNASWWSIAELKVHSLSAVELASDIHISDLEPVKSVQQFEKMKVNKSYMNSPLQIAGTVYKKGIGTHAPSEIIYELKPEYKRFVAAVGVDDNNTGTDYQGEVIFKVYVDDQLLAESPIVAKGQNYIFDIELPCNADEIRLVVNEANEGPNFDHANWVNSGFITK; translated from the coding sequence GTGAGAGAGTATACCAGCTCACCACAATTTTGGCGACTTAATTGCACTTATGAGTTGAATCCGCTTGAAAAGCTTTTGCCTCATTCTGCGGATTATCTGGTCTGGGGCGGGCTGGTAGTCGATTTTGCCGATCCAAAAGGTTTTAAGATTTTTGCAGATTACCATGAAAAACTTGTTGATCAGGGAATTACAGGCTTCAAAGCTGATGAATGCGACCGCCAGCCCCTGGATGATACCACTCCTTTCAATTATCCGTATTGCTCTGTTTTTTCGTCAGGTATCGATGGTGAACAGATGACCCAGTTGTATGGACAGTATTATCAGAAATCCATCCTTTCGGTTTTTGAAAAGAAAAACCTACGAACCTGGTCGGATGTCCGTGCAACAGGTTCACTTGCCGCTCCGTATTCCTTCACCCTTTACAGTGATGCCTATAGCCAGGAAGAATATCTTCGTCAGTTGTTAAATGCTTCGTTTGCCGGTCAGCTTTGGTCACCGGAAATACGAGAAGCGGCGACCTATGAGGAACTAATCAGCCGCTTGGGTATGGCTGTATTTGCACCACAAATCTGCATTAATGCTTGGTTTGTACCAAACCCATTATGGATGCAATTTGATCGGGAAAAAAATCAGGCAAATAAATTTTTACCTGAAAGTGAAAGAAAACAGATAATTGCAAAAGTTCGAGAACTGGTCGAATTGCGTATGAGTCTTTTGCCGTATCTTTATTCAGCTTTTGCTAAATATCATTTTACTGGTTTACCACCAGTGCGAGCTTTGCCTATAGAGTTTCCCAATGATCTTAAGGTCCGTAATGTTGAGGATCAATACATGTTTGGTGATAATATTATGGTGGCTCCGGTTCTTGGTAGCAGGTCAGGAAGAACTGTTTACATGCCTGCAGGCTATAACTGGATAAATTTCGATTCTAACAAACTCTATCAAGGCGGTGAAAATTATCGAGTTAACATTGAACCAGGCCAGACACCGATATTTGTTCGTGAAAATTCTATTATTCCGCTGGCCGAGCCTGTTCAAAATGTGAATAAGGATACCATCTTTGAGATTACAGCTTATGTCTACGGTAATGATCCCAGTGATTTTGAGTTATTTGAGGATGATGGTCTATCCTACGATTATGAAGATGGAAAATTTGGCAAATTGAGATTGTCATGGGTCAATTCCAAACAAAAAGGTAGTGTCAAACGGACAGGCAATTTTCAAAATAAACGGTACAAGATCAAGGCTTTTAAGAAGGTCGATATTTCCAGAGCCGCAGACAAATTTTCAGCTCTTCCAATTGCGAAAGCATCACATCAAAACGAGTTTGCATATAAAGCGATAGATGGAGACACAAATACAATCTGGAAAACTGGCGAGTCACAAAGTCCCGGGCAATGGTTTATTTTAGATTTAAAGGAAAATCAATTGATTCGAGGCATAAGCCTTAATTGTGGTGTAGCCGGCGGTGACTATCCACGAGAATATGAAATTTATATCAGTAGATATAGCAGTTTCAAAGAGAGTCCCGTAGCCAAAGGAAAAGCCAGAGATGGTATGGTAGAAATCAAATTTCCAAACACTTTTGGAAGATATATCAAGATTGTTCAAACCGGATCAGATAATGCATCCTGGTGGTCAATTGCGGAACTGAAAGTACATAGTTTAAGTGCTGTTGAATTGGCTTCGGACATACATATAAGTGATCTTGAACCTGTAAAATCAGTTCAACAATTTGAAAAAATGAAGGTTAATAAAAGTTATATGAACAGCCCCTTACAAATTGCAGGAACAGTTTATAAAAAGGGAATAGGAACTCATGCACCAAGTGAAATTATTTATGAGCTGAAACCTGAATATAAACGCTTTGTTGCTGCTGTTGGAGTGGATGATAATAATACAGGCACTGATTATCAGGGAGAAGTTATCTTCAAAGTATATGTAGATGATCAGCTACTGGCAGAGAGTCCGATCGTTGCTAAAGGACAAAACTATATATTCGATATTGAACTGCCATGCAATGCAGATGAAATTCGATTAGTCGTAAATGAAGCAAACGAAGGTCCAAACTTTGACCATGCAAATTGGGTAAATTCAGGATTTATCACTAAATAA
- a CDS encoding IS30 family transposase, producing the protein MRAYKQLTEDDRIEIYAMKQAGNQQKQIAAALGVSPSTISRELARNTGLRGYRPKQAQQKALYRRMAARKAVKMKPETIEYIESRLRQQHSPEQIAKRMKTDPHWQGPAVSHERIYQHIWQDKARGETLYTHLRIAGTKQRRKRRNSRDRRGTIKNRVGIEKRPPVVERKNRIGDWEGDTVVGKNHQGALVTLVDRKSKLTLIGKVDRYTAEAVERTIIALIGTLPRRTYTLTVDNGKEFSNHESIAHNLKIKVFFADPYSAWQRGLNENTNGLIRQYVPKGSDIRMLTNQKIEHIMNRLNNRPRKSLGFLTPNEVFYKRKKLTG; encoded by the coding sequence ATGAGAGCGTACAAGCAGCTCACCGAAGACGATCGTATCGAAATATATGCCATGAAGCAAGCAGGAAATCAACAAAAACAAATAGCTGCGGCGTTGGGCGTTTCTCCCAGCACGATCAGCAGGGAACTGGCCCGCAATACAGGTCTGCGGGGCTATCGCCCTAAGCAGGCCCAGCAAAAGGCTTTATATCGACGGATGGCCGCCCGTAAAGCAGTCAAAATGAAGCCGGAGACGATAGAATACATTGAATCCCGCCTCCGGCAGCAACATTCGCCGGAGCAGATCGCAAAACGCATGAAAACCGATCCCCACTGGCAGGGGCCGGCCGTCAGTCATGAGCGGATTTACCAGCACATTTGGCAGGATAAAGCCCGGGGAGAAACCCTGTATACCCATCTGCGGATTGCCGGGACCAAACAAAGAAGAAAACGAAGAAACAGCCGGGACCGGCGTGGAACGATCAAAAACAGGGTTGGTATCGAAAAACGCCCACCGGTTGTAGAGAGAAAAAACCGCATCGGGGACTGGGAAGGCGACACCGTCGTGGGGAAAAACCATCAGGGAGCCCTGGTAACCCTGGTTGACCGCAAAAGCAAGCTGACGCTGATCGGTAAGGTAGATCGTTATACCGCCGAAGCGGTTGAACGGACCATTATCGCCCTGATCGGCACGCTGCCCCGACGAACCTATACACTGACAGTGGACAATGGCAAAGAATTTTCAAACCATGAATCTATTGCCCATAACCTTAAAATTAAGGTCTTCTTTGCCGATCCCTACAGTGCATGGCAGCGGGGCTTGAATGAGAATACCAATGGCTTGATCCGTCAGTATGTACCAAAAGGAAGTGACATCCGAATGCTGACCAATCAGAAGATTGAGCACATAATGAATCGACTGAATAATCGACCCA